The following are from one region of the Periophthalmus magnuspinnatus isolate fPerMag1 chromosome 5, fPerMag1.2.pri, whole genome shotgun sequence genome:
- the dusp7 gene encoding dual specificity protein phosphatase 7 translates to MKCENVRGGCVRIMSSKSAEWLQEELENGAGSLLLLDCRAHELYESSHIESAINLAIPGLMLRRLKKGNLPIRSIIPNNEDKEKFVKRCKTDVVVLYDEAASERQESGLGSSVLGLLLHKLRDDGCKAFYLEGGFNKFQSEYPEHCETNLDCSCPSSSPPASVLGLGGLRISSDCSDGESDREPGSATESEGSPLPSNQPAFPVQILPYLYLGCAKDSANLDVLSKYNIKYILNVTPNLPNMFEHEGDFKYKQIPISDHWSQNLSQFFPEAISFIDEARSKKCGILVHCLAGISRSVTVTVAYLMQKLNLSLNDAYDFVKRKKSNISPNFNFMGQLLDFERTLGLNSPCDNHTSTPPHDQLFFTTPTNHNVFQLDTLEST, encoded by the exons atgaaatgtgaaaatgtgcgAGGCGGTTGTGTGAGGATCATGTCGAGTAAGAGTGCGGAGTGGCTACAGGAGGAGTTGGAGAATGGAGCCGGATCGCTGCTCCTTTTGGACTGCAGAGCGCACGAGCTTTACGAGTCCTCCCACATTGAATCAGCGATAAACCTGGCGATCCCGGGCCTCATGCTTCGCCGGCTGAAGAAAGGCAACCTACCCATCCGATCCATCATCCCCAATAACGAGGATAAGGAGAAATTTGTCAAGCGGTGCAAGACAGACGTGGTGGTCCTGTACGATGAGGCTGCGTCTGAGCGGCAGGAGTCCGGGTTGGGGAGCTCCGTTCTGGGGCTGCTCCTGCACAAACTGCGGGACGATGGATGTAAAGCTTTTTACCTGGAGG GTGGCTTCAACAAGTTCCAGTCGGAATACCCGGAACATTGCGAGACCAACCTGGACTGCTCGTGTCCCAGCAGCTCTCCCCCAGCTTCGGTCCTGGGTCTGGGCGGTCTCCGGATCAGCTCAGACTGTTCGGACGGAGAATCAGATCGAGAACCAGGAAGCGCCACTGAATCGGAGGGCAGCCCGTTACCAAGCAACCAACCAGCATTCCCGGTCCAAATCCTGCCCTATTTGTACCTGGGTTGTGCCAAAGACTCCGCCAACCTGGATGTGCTCAGTAAATATAACATCAAGTACATCTTGAACGTGACACCGAATCTGCCCAACATGTTTGAACACGAAGGGGACTTTAAGTACAAGCAGATCCCAATCTCAGACCACTGGAGCCAGAACCTATCCCAGTTTTTTCCAGAGGCCATTTCATTCATTG ACGAGGCTCGCTCCAAAAAGTGTGGCATCCTAGTCCACTGCTTGGCCGGTATCAGCCGCTCCGTCACCGTCACCGTGGCCTACCTGATGCAAAAGCTCAACCTCTCCCTCAACGATGCCTACGATTTCGTCAAACGCAAAAAGTCCAACATCTCTCCCAATTTCAACTTCATGGGCCAACTTTTGGATTTTGAGCGAACTCTTGGCTTAAACAGTCCTTGCGACAACCACACATCAACTCCGCCCCATGACCAGCTGTTTTTCACCACGCCGACCAATCACAACGTATTTCAACTGGATACGCTGGAGTCTACATGA